The following are from one region of the Nerophis ophidion isolate RoL-2023_Sa linkage group LG20, RoL_Noph_v1.0, whole genome shotgun sequence genome:
- the crtac1a gene encoding cartilage acidic protein 1a, translating into MWPAKLLILLVGLWHQSHCQSRDPMFQEVTQAIFPPDQLHNPTQLNYGMAVTDVDGDGDLEVVVAGYNGPNLVLKYDRTQKKLVNIAVDDSNSPYFALRDVAGNAIGVTACDVDGDGREEIYFLNTNNAYSGRATYFDKLFKFRNGRFEDLLSDELNVRRGVANRMAGRSVACVDRKGTGRYSVYVANYASGNIGPHALLEMDEAASDVANGVIALSDVAATAGVNKLTGGRGVVVGPILSDTRSDVFCDNERGPNFLFKNNGDGTFAEVARQTGVEDQHQHGRGVALADFNGDGRTDIVYGNWNGPHRLYLQGGDSKFRNIATAGFASPSPIRTVIAADFDNDGQLEVFLNNIAYRGNAPNKLFRVSRRANDDPLIQELDIGDAVEPQGRGTGGTVTDVDGDGQLDLLIAHGESAAQPISVFRVTQGSTNKWLRVVPRTQFGSYARGAKVRVFTKLSGAHTRIIDGGSGYLCEMEPVAHFGLGGDEATVLEVSWPDGTTTTRVLQPEEMNSVVEVTYPSEGEMSTLNNDTQCGQGFAVKNGRCTGI; encoded by the exons ATGTGGCCTGCAAAGCTGCTGATCCTCCTGGTGGGGCTCTGGCACCAGTCTCACTGTCAGAGCAGGGATCCTATGTTCCAAGAAGTGACACAGGCCATCTTTCCTCCTGATCAGCTGCACAATCCCACACAGCTCAACTATGGAATGGCGGTCACAGACGTGGACGGCGATGGCGATCTGGAAGTGGTGGTAGCAGG ATACAATGGACCCAACCTGGTGTTAAAGTACGACCGCACTCAGAAGAAGCTGGTAAACATCGCAGTGGACGATAGTAACTCGCCGTACTTCGCTCTGAGGGACGTAGCGGGGAATGCCATTGGGGTCACAGCCTGTGATGTGGACGGAGATGGACGGGAAGAGATCTACTTCCTCAACACAAATAATGCCTACTCTG GACGGGCAACTTACTTCGACAAGCTCTTCAAGTTCCGTAACGGTCGCTTTGAGGATCTGCTCAGTGACGAGCTCAATGTGCGCCGTGGCGTTGCTAACCGCATGGCGGGGCGTTCTGTGGCATGTGTTGACAGAAAG GGAACCGGCCGCTACTCGGTCTACGTGGCAAACTACGCCAGCGGCAACATCGGCCCCCACGCTCTTTTAGAGATGGATGAGGCTGCTAGTGATGTGGCAAATGGCGTCATCGCCCTGTCTGATGTTGCTGCCACAGCTGGAGTCAACAAGCTCACAG GTGGACGCGGTGTTGTGGTTGGACCCATCCTCAGTGATACAAGATctgatgttttttgtgacaacgAGCGAGGACCCAACTTCCTGTTCAAGAACAATGGAGACGGGACTTTTGCTGAAGTTGCCAGGCAGACAG GTGTGGAGGACCAGCATCAACATGGTAGAGGAGTAGCACTGGCAGATTTTAACGGTGATGGAAGGACAGACATCGTCTACGGCAACTGGAACGGTCCACACAGACTTTACCTGCAGGGCGGTGACTCTAAATTCCGG aaTATTGCGACTGCAGGATTTGCATCTCCCTCCCCAATTCGCACGGTTATAGCAGCGGATTTTGACAATGACGGACAACTTGAGGTGTTTTTGAACAATATTGCCTACAGAGGAAATGCACCCAACAAGCTCTTCAG AGTTTCAAGAAGAGCCAATGATGACCCTTTAATCCAGGAACTGGATATAGGAGACGCCGTGGAGCCTCAAGGCAGAGGAACAG gcggCACTGTGACAGATGTGGACGGCGACGGACAGCTGGACCTACTGATAGCGCACGGAGAGAGCGCGGCACAGCCCATCTCCGTCTTTAGGGTCACACAG GGCTCGACCAATAAATGGCTTCGAGTCGTCCCTCGCACCCAGTTCGGATCCTACGCGCGAGGTGCCAAAGTAAGAGTCTTCACGAAGCTGAGTGGCGCCCACACACGCATCATTGATGGAGGCTCTGGGTATCTGTGTGAGATGGAGCCAGTCGCACACTTCGGTTTAG GAGGCGATGAGGCGACGGTGTTGGAGGTCTCCTGGCCTGACGGTACCACAACCACTCGTGTCCTCCAGCCTGAAGAAATGAACTCAGTGGTGGAAGTAACGTACCCCAGCGAGGGAGAAATGTCCACACTTAACAATGACACCCAG TGTGGTCAAGGCTTTGCTGTGAAGAACGGCCGCTGCACAG gAATCTGA